In Haliscomenobacter hydrossis DSM 1100, the DNA window GGGCCTGGAGCTGGCAAAACCTAACGGATGAACATGGGGAAGTTATCCTCAAACAAGCCTGGGAACCCAACCGCTATATCTTTGATTTCGATAGCCAACAGGACGTGTATGCCGAAGTGGATCGTTTGGCCAACGAGGCATTGGCCGAGCTGAATCGTACCGATGGCAATAGCAGTGTTGCCAGCCTGGGGCGTGGAGATCTGGTTTACAAGGGCGATCACAGTAAATGGATCAAATTCACTTATTCGGTTTTGGCACACAATGCCCATCGCTTGACCAACAAATCGAACTATGATCCAGCCAAAGTGATCGAATACTGCGACAAATCATTGGCCAGCAATGCTGACAATTTCAATGTACCACACGCCGGAACCAACTCTTTGGACGGTAACTTCTTCGGCCCTCTCCGCGGAAATTTGAATAATTTCCGCCCAACCGTATTTTTCTTGGGCTTGCTTGATGGAACGGTATTTAATGGTGTAACGGATCCACGACTCCCCTTGATGCTGACCGCATCAGCCGATGGCGTTTATCGAGGAGTGATCCCGACCAGGGGTGATCCTACTACCAGCAATACCGATCCTAAACGCATGCCCAATTTATGGGGAGCCAATCCAGCAACAACAGTATCAACCCTTCCGGGCAAATATTTCTTTGCCAACAATGCTGTCCATCCATTGGTGACTTATTCTGAAATACAGTTCATCAAAGCGGAGGCGGCATTTATCAAAGGAGACAAAGCACTGGCTTATGATGCCTTCAAAAAAGGAATCATTGCCCACATGGATTTGGCGAAAGTTGCTGCCGCAGCACGCGATGCCCACATGGCTAGCGCCGCGGTACCACAAACGGCTGACGAATTGAAATTGAGTGACATCATGTTGCAAAAATACATCGCCTGCTGGGTAATTGGTTCGCTGGAAACCTGGGTCGATATGCGTCGCTACAACTACAGCAGTGATGTGTATATTGGCTTTGAGGCACCGCCGGCGTTGTATATCGACAACGGTGGCAAACTGGCTTATCGCTTCCGTCCACGTTTTAACTCGGAGTACGTATGGAACCGGGAATCATTGAACACCATTGGGGGCAATGATCCGGATTATCATACCAAACCGGTGTGGTTCGCGCAGAAATAATCGTACGGGCGCCCCTCGGTGGGCGCCCTCAACAATCCCAAGGGGGCAACCACAAAGGGTTGCCCCTACTTCTTCACTTCTTCACCATCTTCCGCGTTGCCGAATACTTCGCACTCCTGAACGAATAATACAATACCCCACTCGGCAAATCGTAATTGTCCAAATCCAACTGGTTCAAGCCCTGCCCAAAGTTTCCTTTGATTTCCTGAATCAGGCGCCCTGCCGCATCGTAAATCAAGAGTCTTCCTTCACTGGCTTCAGGCAGATAAAACTGGATGGCCGTCGTTTCATGGAATGGATTGGGTATGTTTTGGTAGAGCTCAAATGCGGGCGTTTGTACATCTTTTTCGTTAAAACGCAGTTGAATGGGCTGGCGTTTTTCGTCAAAACCGTAAGCTTCAATGGCCATGCGGCGCTGGCTGAGCCGCAAAACCTGGCTGAGCTTGCCTGCACTACGCGCCCGGAATACCAGTGTAAACAGTAAGGCATCCGGGTTCAATTGGGCATGATCGGTGTACCAATTGGTCGTGATGAGCCCTTCTTCCCGAAATACCCCGAAGTTTTCGGCTTTGGCCAAACCATACTGAATATCCATCAATTCCACGGCTTTGTTTTCGTAACTCAAGCCAAATTGGTAGCCCTGGATTGTTGCCAGGCCTTTGACCCGGAAGGCCACTGCATAGTCTTGTCCTGCCTGCAATTGTTGGTCTTCCAACTCCAGCCACAGAGGATCACTGCCAGTTCGTATCTCTGGTTCTTGCAGACTCAAATTAGCCGAACCATTGACATCCCCAATTTTTACCGCAATGAAGTTGGAACTGAGTTTTTGCCCGACCAGGTCATTGATGCTGAAACTTTCGGGGAAGGTTTGCAACCAGGGATTGCTGGGGTCAGGAAAGCGGTAGTTGGCATCTATAAAACGCCAGCTGCTGCTGTTTTTAAAGGCCGGATCGAGATTCAAAATTACTTTTTGAATCGAGATCATGTCCAAAGTAGTAATTGCTTTAGAAGCATTGACATCGGCGGCAATCAACTTATAGGGTGAGGTCAGGGGCGTCATGTTCAAAATGTGCTTGCGGATCAAGATCAAATCGAAGGTGGTAACCCCGTTGGCATGGTCGCTATTCAGGCGGGGTGTAAGGGTATAATCCTTTCCTTCCACCAGATTATTGAATGAAAAATTGCCTGTTGCACTCGTCTTGGTCGTATTGGAAGCCTGTCCGCTCAAGGTGATTTCTACATTGGGCAAACCCTGGTTCATTTCGGTTTTTACCAATCCCCCCATGGCACCTTGCGGAATGGGCACGCAGATGTCTCCGTTGTTTTGCACATTGATAAAATTGAGGCAAAAATCGAAGTTCGGCCCACCCAAACGACCGTCTGGTTGCACCGCCAGCGGGTTGTTGGCGCTGTCCCAGGCAAACACCTCCACAAA includes these proteins:
- a CDS encoding SusD/RagB family nutrient-binding outer membrane lipoprotein codes for the protein MKNKIIVAFIGLMSLFVFNACEDYLDVNFDPSNPQSAEGFAILPPMLGQMARGVSFDTRFVAQYTQNWAQVGTNNVWDQHGYVPANDGGGEMWRSHYWTLGKNVDVIIEQAIAKEQWDYVGVAKAVRAWSWQNLTDEHGEVILKQAWEPNRYIFDFDSQQDVYAEVDRLANEALAELNRTDGNSSVASLGRGDLVYKGDHSKWIKFTYSVLAHNAHRLTNKSNYDPAKVIEYCDKSLASNADNFNVPHAGTNSLDGNFFGPLRGNLNNFRPTVFFLGLLDGTVFNGVTDPRLPLMLTASADGVYRGVIPTRGDPTTSNTDPKRMPNLWGANPATTVSTLPGKYFFANNAVHPLVTYSEIQFIKAEAAFIKGDKALAYDAFKKGIIAHMDLAKVAAAARDAHMASAAVPQTADELKLSDIMLQKYIACWVIGSLETWVDMRRYNYSSDVYIGFEAPPALYIDNGGKLAYRFRPRFNSEYVWNRESLNTIGGNDPDYHTKPVWFAQK